One window of Siniperca chuatsi isolate FFG_IHB_CAS linkage group LG15, ASM2008510v1, whole genome shotgun sequence genomic DNA carries:
- the foxa2 gene encoding forkhead box protein A2, whose protein sequence is MMLGAVKMEGHEHTDWSTYYGEPECYTSVGNMNTGLGMNSMNTYMSMSGMNTTANMTANSMNMSYVNTGMSPSMTGMSPGTGAMNGMGAGMTAMSAALSPSMSPMTAQPASMNALTSYTNMNAMSPIYGQSNINRSRDPKTYRRSYTHAKPPYSYISLITMAIQQSPSKMLTLAEIYQWIMDLFPFYRQNQQRWQNSIRHSLSFNDCFLKVPRSPDKPGKGSFWTLHPDSGNMFENGCYLRRQKRFKCDKKTMKDSGRKGGDGGSSNSSSESCNGNESPHSNSSSSDHKRSLSDMKTSQALSPEHAAASPVSQGQHLMSQHHSVLAHEAHLKPEHHYSFNHPFSINNLMSSEQQHHKMDLKTYEQVMHYSGYGSPMAGALSMGSMAGKAGLDSSSIPDTTYYQGVYSRPIMNSS, encoded by the exons ATGATGCTTGGAGCAGTTAAAATGGAAGGACACGAACACACCGACTGGAGCACCTACTACGGAGAGCCCGAG TGTTACACCTCGGTTGGCAACATGAACACGGGCCTGGGAATGAACTCTATGAATACCTACATGAGCATGTCCGGCATGAACACCACTGCCAACATGACGGCCAACTCCATGAACATGTCATACGTCAACACGGGCATGAGTCCCTCCATGACCGGCATGTCACCGGGCACCGGAGCCATGAACGGCATGGGCGCAGGCATGACGGCCATGAGCGCAGCCCTGAGCCCCAGTATGAGTCCCATGACCGCGCAGCCCGCATCTATGAACGCCCTGACATCCTACACCAACATGAACGCCATGAGCCCCATTTACGGACAGTCTAACATTAACAGGTCCAGAGACCCTAAGACCTACCGCAGGAGCTACACGCACGCCAAACCCCCATATTCCTACATTTCCCTCATCACCATGGCCATCCAGCAGTCTCCCAGCAAGATGCTGACATTGGCCGAGATCTACCAGTGGATAATGGACCTCTTCCCTTTTTACCGACAGAACCAGCAGCGCTGGCAGAACTCCATTCGCCACTCTTTGTCGTTCAATGACTGTTTCCTCAAAGTGCCCAGGTCGCCGGATAAACCCGGGAAAGGCTCCTTTTGGACTCTCCACCCGGACTCCGGGAACATGTTTGAGAACGGCTGCTACCTGAGAAGGCAGAAGCGCTTCAAGTGCGATAAGAAGACCATGAAGGATTCCGGGCGCAAAGGGGGAGACGGCGGCTCCTCCAACAGCAGCTCGGAGAGCTGCAACGGTAACGAGTCCCCGCActccaactcctcctccagCGACCACAAAAGGTCCCTGTCGGACATGAAGACGAGCCAGGCCCTGAGCCCGGAGCACGCCGCCGCCTCCCCGGTGTCGCAGGGGCAGCACCTCATGTCTCAGCATCACTCGGTCCTTGCGCACGAAGCGCACCTGAAGCCGGAGCACCACTACTCCTTCAACCACCCCTTCTCCATAAATAACCTCATGTCCTCGGAGCAGCAGCATCACAAAATGGACCTAAAGACTTACGAGCAGGTGATGCATTACTCTGGCTATGGCTCCCCCATGGCCGGGGCTCTTTCCATGGGCTCCATGGCGGGGAAAGCCGGTCTGGATTCTTCATCCATACCTGACACAACTTACTATCAAGGCGTCTATTCCAGGCCAATCATGAACTCCTCATAA